A region of Methanocorpusculum labreanum Z DNA encodes the following proteins:
- the rpl7ae gene encoding 50S ribosomal protein L7Ae, which yields MAKIYQKFEVPEELQNKALEALELARDTGKIKKGANEATKAVERGIAALVLIGADVAPEEIVMHIPGLADEKEIPFVFINKQADIGAACGLDVGCTAVAIVKVGKGKELVGDLAGQIKALRG from the coding sequence ATGGCAAAGATTTACCAGAAGTTTGAAGTCCCCGAAGAACTTCAGAACAAAGCACTTGAAGCGCTTGAGCTTGCACGTGACACCGGAAAGATTAAGAAAGGCGCAAACGAGGCAACCAAGGCCGTCGAGCGTGGAATTGCAGCTCTCGTCTTAATCGGCGCAGACGTTGCACCTGAAGAAATCGTCATGCACATCCCCGGACTTGCAGACGAGAAGGAAATTCCGTTCGTTTTCATCAACAAGCAGGCAGACATCGGAGCCGCATGCGGTCTTGACGTCGGATGTACTGCAGTAGCAATCGTTAAAGTCGGCAAAGGCAAAGAGCTCGTAGGAGATCTTGCCGGTCAGATCAAGGCACTGAGAGGATAA
- a CDS encoding 30S ribosomal protein S28e — MPDDATPAEVIEVIGLTGMHGEASQIKCRVLDGSNKGRIITRNTFGPIREGDILMLLETEREAKKLSRR; from the coding sequence ATGCCTGATGATGCAACGCCAGCAGAAGTTATTGAGGTCATCGGCCTTACCGGAATGCACGGAGAGGCATCCCAGATCAAATGCCGTGTCCTTGATGGCTCAAACAAGGGGCGTATCATTACCCGTAACACTTTCGGACCTATCCGTGAGGGTGACATTCTGATGCTCCTTGAAACGGAACGCGAAGCAAAGAAACTTTCCCGGAGGTAA
- a CDS encoding 50S ribosomal protein L24e, with translation MVDTYTCSYCGKQLEPGTGKLFVRKDGAVFYFCSSKCQSNYNLGRIPRRVAWTAAGRKARGKE, from the coding sequence ATGGTAGATACATATACCTGCAGCTACTGCGGAAAGCAGCTTGAGCCCGGAACCGGTAAGCTCTTTGTGAGAAAAGATGGCGCAGTCTTCTATTTCTGCTCATCAAAATGCCAGAGCAATTATAATCTCGGCAGAATTCCCAGACGTGTAGCCTGGACCGCAGCAGGTCGCAAGGCACGCGGTAAGGAGTGA
- the ndk gene encoding nucleoside-diphosphate kinase: protein MERTFVMIKPDGVQRGLVGEILSRFENKGFKIVAGKFGVLAESIVDKHYEEHLAKPFYPGMKAYITSGPVFRFVLEGDNVVATVRKMNGATNPTEANPGTIRGDYALSIGKNVIHAADSPESAAREIGIHFTPAELVSYTKIDESELYE, encoded by the coding sequence ATGGAACGCACCTTTGTGATGATCAAACCCGACGGTGTTCAGCGCGGTCTCGTCGGTGAGATTCTCTCCCGCTTTGAAAACAAGGGATTCAAGATCGTTGCCGGTAAATTCGGTGTTCTTGCAGAATCCATTGTCGACAAGCACTACGAGGAACACCTCGCAAAACCCTTCTACCCGGGTATGAAAGCATACATTACGAGTGGACCGGTATTCCGCTTTGTCCTCGAAGGTGACAATGTTGTTGCAACAGTTCGGAAAATGAACGGTGCAACCAACCCGACAGAAGCTAACCCCGGTACCATCCGCGGCGATTATGCTCTGTCCATCGGCAAAAATGTCATTCATGCAGCAGACTCTCCCGAGAGTGCAGCCCGTGAGATCGGCATTCACTTTACTCCTGCCGAACTCGTATCTTATACTAAGATCGACGAGTCCGAGCTTTACGAGTAA
- a CDS encoding FAD-dependent oxidoreductase — MLHEVVVYSLSGCPHCKALKTFLDNQNITYTNIDVGEDEKAAAEMIKISGQRGVPVTVIDGEKIVIGDDLKKVMEYLDAPVAVKKTPDVSADHDLVVIGAGAGGLSAAMYGARKGIDMVVITGAIGGMVNQSYVVENYPGIPDISGADLMKKIYDHTVNSGGIFVEDVVTGISKAGDVFSIDTLNGAHYTAKAVIAATGRSPRLSGAKGETDYLGKGVAICTTCDGPLYKNKVVGILGGGNTAVDMAIELSDIASKIHLIVRSKLKADKVLIDRLKTKKNIVLHKGYTIEEFGGGQFLEYVILKKQGGITSLLGKGEEKIPVDGVFLGIGLDPNTSIFEGLGVTMNPNKEIIVDIDCNTNVPGFYAAGDATSIKAKQIASSVGEGVKALLSAYDYLKR; from the coding sequence ATGTTACATGAAGTGGTTGTGTACTCGCTTTCAGGTTGTCCTCACTGTAAAGCATTGAAAACATTCCTTGATAACCAGAATATAACGTACACCAATATCGATGTAGGCGAAGATGAAAAAGCCGCTGCTGAAATGATAAAGATCTCCGGCCAGAGGGGGGTTCCGGTCACGGTCATCGACGGCGAAAAAATCGTTATTGGCGATGATTTGAAAAAAGTCATGGAGTATCTTGACGCTCCGGTTGCGGTAAAAAAGACTCCGGATGTTTCTGCAGATCATGATCTCGTAGTGATCGGTGCCGGAGCCGGCGGTCTGTCTGCAGCCATGTACGGCGCCCGAAAAGGCATCGATATGGTCGTGATCACCGGTGCTATTGGAGGAATGGTGAATCAGAGTTATGTTGTTGAAAACTATCCCGGCATCCCTGATATATCCGGTGCTGATCTGATGAAAAAAATCTATGATCATACGGTAAATTCAGGTGGGATTTTCGTTGAGGATGTTGTGACCGGCATTTCCAAAGCCGGGGATGTTTTTTCCATTGACACGCTTAACGGAGCCCATTATACTGCAAAAGCCGTCATAGCGGCCACTGGAAGGTCTCCACGTCTCTCCGGAGCGAAAGGCGAAACAGACTATCTCGGAAAAGGCGTTGCGATCTGTACGACCTGTGACGGGCCGTTGTACAAAAATAAAGTGGTCGGGATCCTTGGGGGGGGTAACACGGCAGTTGATATGGCGATCGAACTGAGCGATATTGCATCAAAAATCCATCTGATCGTCCGCAGTAAGCTGAAAGCCGACAAGGTTCTGATCGACCGGCTCAAAACGAAGAAGAACATTGTTCTGCACAAAGGATATACTATCGAAGAATTTGGCGGCGGTCAGTTTCTGGAATATGTGATTTTGAAAAAACAGGGCGGGATCACCAGCCTCCTTGGAAAAGGTGAAGAAAAGATCCCTGTCGACGGCGTCTTCCTTGGGATCGGTCTTGATCCAAACACCTCCATCTTTGAGGGTCTTGGAGTAACAATGAATCCAAATAAAGAGATCATCGTCGATATCGACTGCAATACGAATGTTCCCGGATTCTATGCGGCCGGAGATGCGACCTCCATCAAAGCCAAGCAGATCGCATCATCCGTTGGTGAAGGAGTAAAGGCTCTTCTTTCAGCATATGATTACCTGAAAAGGTAA
- a CDS encoding formate/nitrite transporter family protein, with product MVTFSPAQVCVKIGAAGKTKCNLPAFNMLVRAFLAGAYIAMGAALATVGSTGVSAVFGAGISQFVTGALFPIGLIIIVLTGAELFTGDAMFAPMAVLQGHVGIGRLVYLWVVVYIGNLIGSIFMAFMASYGPYTSWSAAGVATVTAFGLCAIAIGTAKVSYTGAMGILSCFLKAILCNWLVCLALFLGLAADDVIGKIVAIWFPIMAFVASGYEHCVANMYFIPAAIITNGFTGNTVDNLNWVGMWTNNIIWATLGNIVGAVIFMAIVYYYCYKSEICALCETK from the coding sequence ATGGTCACATTCAGTCCGGCGCAGGTATGCGTCAAAATTGGAGCGGCCGGCAAAACAAAATGCAACCTTCCGGCATTTAACATGCTGGTTCGTGCATTCCTTGCTGGTGCATATATTGCAATGGGTGCTGCCCTTGCAACAGTTGGATCAACCGGAGTCTCCGCAGTATTCGGTGCAGGTATCAGCCAGTTTGTTACTGGTGCACTTTTCCCGATCGGTTTAATTATCATCGTTTTAACCGGTGCAGAACTCTTTACCGGCGACGCAATGTTTGCCCCAATGGCAGTCCTTCAGGGTCATGTCGGCATTGGCAGACTCGTCTATCTCTGGGTTGTTGTTTATATCGGTAACCTTATTGGATCTATCTTCATGGCATTCATGGCCAGCTACGGCCCATACACGTCCTGGAGCGCAGCAGGTGTTGCAACCGTAACCGCCTTTGGTCTTTGTGCAATCGCAATCGGAACCGCAAAAGTCTCCTATACTGGAGCAATGGGCATTCTCTCCTGCTTCCTGAAAGCTATCCTTTGTAACTGGCTCGTCTGTCTGGCACTCTTCCTCGGCCTCGCAGCAGATGATGTAATCGGCAAGATTGTTGCAATCTGGTTCCCGATCATGGCTTTCGTTGCCTCCGGATATGAACACTGTGTTGCTAACATGTACTTCATCCCAGCCGCCATCATTACAAACGGCTTCACCGGAAACACTGTGGACAACCTGAACTGGGTTGGTATGTGGACGAACAACATTATCTGGGCTACCCTTGGTAACATCGTTGGTGCCGTCATCTTCATGGCCATCGTCTACTACTACTGCTACAAGTCAGAAATCTGTGCACTCTGTGAAACAAAATAA
- a CDS encoding formate/nitrite transporter family protein: MVTFSPAQVCVKIGTAGKSKASLPALNMLVRAFLAGAYVAMGATLATVSSTDVTAYFGPGIAQFVVGAVFPVGLMLVVFTGAELFTGDAMFAPMSILQGYIGIRKLIYLWSIVYIGNLIGSVFMAFLVSYGPYTSWDSAGVVTVTAFGLRAIQIGSAKVAYTGTMGLFSCFLKGILCNWLVCLALFLGLAADDVISKIAALWFPIMAFAASGFEHCIANMFFIPAAIITNGFTGNIVVNLNWVGMWTNNII, from the coding sequence ATGGTTACATTCAGTCCAGCGCAGGTATGCGTGAAAATTGGAACCGCTGGCAAATCCAAGGCCAGTCTTCCTGCATTAAATATGCTTGTACGTGCATTTCTTGCGGGCGCCTATGTTGCAATGGGTGCTACGCTTGCAACAGTCAGTTCCACTGACGTAACGGCCTATTTCGGGCCGGGTATTGCTCAATTTGTTGTTGGTGCTGTATTCCCGGTCGGGTTGATGCTCGTCGTCTTTACCGGGGCTGAGCTTTTTACCGGCGATGCGATGTTTGCTCCGATGTCGATTCTTCAGGGATATATCGGCATTCGAAAGCTCATCTATCTGTGGAGCATCGTCTACATTGGCAATCTTATTGGGTCTGTATTCATGGCATTTCTTGTCAGTTACGGTCCCTACACTTCATGGGATTCTGCCGGTGTTGTGACGGTAACGGCGTTTGGCCTTCGTGCGATCCAGATAGGTTCCGCCAAAGTTGCCTACACCGGGACGATGGGTTTGTTTTCCTGTTTCCTGAAAGGTATCCTTTGTAACTGGCTTGTCTGTCTTGCTCTGTTTCTGGGGCTTGCCGCTGATGATGTGATATCGAAGATAGCCGCTCTTTGGTTTCCGATTATGGCGTTTGCTGCTTCGGGATTCGAGCACTGTATCGCAAACATGTTCTTCATCCCGGCCGCCATCATTACCAATGGCTTTACCGGAAATATTGTTGTGAATTTGAACTGGGTGGGTATGTGGACAAACAACATCATCTAG
- a CDS encoding molybdopterin molybdotransferase MoeA: MRFLKLVSVEEAEKTLLSLAKPLQTEDVALENACGRILAESITSPEDIPGFDRSIKDGYAVRSADTLGAGENKPKLLKMTGKIAMGENTSGSIGEKEAKYIPTGGLMPAGADSVIMQENTELLGDTLLIKASVNPGLDVLKYNEDFSKGEMVFAAGQKITAQTAGVLASFGYDPVRVRKRPRVGIISTGNELVLPSQTPAVGQIRDTNTTLIRAFMIERGADPVFYGIIRDEAEALTPVLSKAAAECDLVILSGGSSKDERDVTTKVIEKLGKVLVHGVSVAPGKPTIIGSINEVPILGLPGHPASTYMITTLFAGPLLAKMTEASEKTRMIKAPLAISFPSEKGREDLVRVKLNQNGEVEPVLGKSGLLNTLVRSDGYIRVPAGRDGYEKGDIVEVFVW; this comes from the coding sequence ATGAGATTTTTGAAACTTGTATCCGTTGAAGAGGCGGAAAAAACACTCCTGTCCTTAGCAAAACCTCTCCAAACAGAAGACGTCGCACTGGAAAATGCCTGCGGGCGAATTCTCGCAGAATCAATAACATCTCCAGAAGACATTCCAGGATTTGACCGCTCCATCAAAGACGGATATGCAGTCCGCTCTGCAGATACGCTTGGAGCAGGTGAAAACAAACCAAAACTTCTGAAAATGACGGGCAAAATTGCCATGGGCGAAAATACCTCCGGGTCAATAGGGGAGAAAGAAGCAAAATATATTCCAACAGGAGGGCTGATGCCTGCCGGGGCCGATTCGGTGATCATGCAGGAAAATACGGAGCTGCTTGGAGATACGCTGCTGATCAAAGCATCGGTGAACCCGGGGCTTGATGTGCTCAAATACAACGAGGATTTTTCAAAAGGGGAGATGGTATTTGCGGCCGGTCAAAAAATTACGGCACAAACAGCAGGGGTTCTCGCATCCTTCGGATACGATCCGGTCAGGGTCAGAAAACGTCCGCGTGTTGGGATCATATCAACAGGGAATGAACTGGTTTTGCCCTCACAAACCCCTGCAGTCGGGCAGATACGGGACACAAACACCACACTCATCAGAGCGTTCATGATCGAACGGGGTGCCGACCCCGTATTTTACGGAATCATCAGGGATGAGGCAGAGGCGTTAACGCCGGTACTATCCAAAGCGGCTGCCGAATGTGATCTCGTGATTCTCTCCGGAGGCAGTTCGAAAGATGAACGGGACGTTACCACAAAAGTTATCGAAAAACTTGGGAAAGTTCTTGTTCACGGCGTATCGGTTGCTCCGGGAAAACCAACGATCATCGGAAGCATCAACGAAGTCCCAATCCTCGGTCTTCCGGGCCACCCCGCCTCGACCTACATGATCACCACCCTTTTTGCCGGCCCTCTTCTCGCAAAAATGACCGAAGCTTCAGAGAAGACACGAATGATCAAAGCCCCGCTTGCAATAAGTTTCCCCTCGGAAAAAGGAAGAGAGGATCTGGTCAGAGTCAAACTCAACCAAAACGGGGAAGTGGAACCTGTCCTTGGAAAATCCGGTCTGCTGAATACGCTTGTTCGAAGCGACGGATACATCAGAGTTCCGGCGGGAAGGGACGGATATGAGAAAGGAGACATTGTGGAGGTATTTGTATGGTAA
- a CDS encoding molybdenum cofactor synthesis domain-containing protein, translating into MVKRYLDQISLKEAVEIVRKTPKVVGSREVTLLEACGHILAESLYAKYAVPEVPTAAMDGFTIISKETSAACDQTPITLTHFERVNTGNVVKAGFDAVVKVEDAWFEGENPKEIVIRKSVNPGSYIRPPGEDIQKNQLILPAGIKIRPFNIGAIAAYGITSVKVKRICIGIIPTGSELIAPGIHPAPGQVVESNTIMAEAYLRQFGVDVIRYPPVMDNRVLIHGALEKAVDDCDIVIVSAGSSTGTKDFTASVIADMGKLLFHGLSMKPARPAMFGIVNKKPVFGLPGYPLAAQTVLRVLVAELLESWGWAGPEKRTIPVVLGSAVSSDGGLDEFSLYAAAKIGDRYPAIPLSRGSSVQMTGIRSNVIVQIPLGIEGYEAGETVEAVLQVPIEELDQTILIAGMYNPSLDRLAEKCMREGIIIRTGVSGGLPALLLLMREACHFASISEEDCSVCSEEYNINTFGHLRLAAKKEITDKKVRRVLELAAGI; encoded by the coding sequence ATGGTAAAACGTTATCTGGATCAGATCAGCCTAAAAGAAGCAGTGGAGATTGTTCGAAAGACGCCGAAAGTCGTCGGGTCGAGAGAGGTCACTCTCCTTGAAGCCTGCGGGCATATTCTCGCCGAATCTCTGTATGCGAAGTACGCCGTTCCCGAAGTGCCGACGGCAGCAATGGATGGATTTACCATCATCTCGAAAGAAACATCAGCAGCCTGTGACCAGACGCCTATCACTCTTACCCACTTTGAACGCGTCAACACCGGCAATGTAGTGAAAGCAGGATTTGACGCGGTCGTTAAGGTTGAAGATGCCTGGTTCGAAGGTGAAAACCCGAAAGAAATCGTCATACGCAAAAGCGTTAATCCCGGATCTTATATCCGGCCGCCGGGAGAAGACATTCAGAAAAATCAGCTCATTCTCCCGGCAGGAATAAAGATCAGGCCGTTCAATATCGGCGCAATCGCTGCATACGGAATAACGTCCGTCAAAGTGAAACGGATCTGTATTGGAATCATCCCAACCGGATCTGAGCTGATTGCACCGGGAATACACCCCGCACCCGGACAAGTCGTTGAAAGCAATACGATAATGGCTGAAGCATATCTCCGCCAGTTCGGCGTCGACGTAATCAGATATCCTCCAGTCATGGACAATCGCGTTCTGATCCACGGAGCATTGGAAAAAGCCGTTGATGACTGTGATATCGTCATCGTCTCGGCAGGATCATCCACCGGAACAAAAGATTTCACTGCATCCGTGATTGCCGACATGGGCAAACTGCTTTTCCACGGTCTTTCCATGAAACCGGCGAGACCAGCGATGTTCGGGATTGTAAATAAAAAACCGGTCTTCGGACTCCCTGGATATCCGCTGGCGGCCCAGACCGTTCTGAGAGTACTTGTTGCCGAACTTCTTGAAAGCTGGGGATGGGCCGGACCCGAAAAGAGAACAATACCAGTTGTTCTCGGTTCGGCAGTCTCTTCAGACGGCGGCCTCGATGAGTTCAGCCTCTATGCTGCCGCAAAAATCGGAGACCGGTATCCGGCCATTCCATTATCCAGAGGATCGAGCGTCCAAATGACGGGCATCAGAAGCAACGTCATAGTCCAGATCCCGCTCGGCATTGAAGGATATGAGGCAGGAGAGACCGTTGAGGCGGTTTTACAGGTCCCAATTGAGGAGCTTGACCAGACCATCCTTATTGCCGGCATGTACAACCCGTCACTCGACCGCCTCGCTGAAAAGTGCATGCGGGAAGGCATCATTATCAGGACAGGAGTTTCAGGCGGCCTCCCTGCTCTGCTGCTTCTGATGAGGGAGGCATGCCATTTTGCATCGATTTCGGAGGAGGACTGTTCAGTCTGCAGCGAAGAGTACAACATCAATACATTCGGTCATCTGAGACTTGCAGCAAAAAAAGAGATCACCGATAAAAAAGTGAGAAGAGTTCTGGAACTTGCAGCAGGGATTTAA
- the argS gene encoding arginine--tRNA ligase gives MYREYIQKTIDLLREATGLEDVMITDGGDHADLASTVSFALAKTQRKNPAVIAGELVAVLSAKPEAKGIEISAKGPYINFIFGGDYVAESVHAARREDYGTLPARTDKVIIEHTSANPNGPLHVGHIRNTVIGDTLVRAFRKAGYPVEAQYYLNDMGRQIAIVAWGVQNLHYDRIPGEKGDEYIVRHYVEANKIAKAKPEIEPEFDLLMEKIEAGDPETVKLFHDSVDICADGIKETLSSMNVVHDKFVRETTFLWNGSMQDVLNRIEKLPIVHHEGQMMYLDLSDEGFGNRYVLRRSNGTSVYAARDLAFHLWKNAQCDRSIDVLGADHKLIGAQLQTTLKLIGERPPEIVHFEFVSLPEGSMTTRGGVFITADELIAETKKRAMEEVTVRRPELGEDEREKIAKAVAVGAVRYDIVKVSAEKSTVFDWKEALDFERQSAPYIQYAHARACSIMEKAKAEGGFAECYEYSDPYELALAKHIARFPYVLEKVVCELRPHLLATYVRDLADLFNSFYRFAPVLKAEGNVRDARLTLVDACRNTLYQALGVLGIEALESM, from the coding sequence ATGTATCGAGAATATATTCAGAAAACAATCGATCTGCTTCGCGAAGCAACAGGTCTTGAAGATGTCATGATCACCGACGGAGGAGATCATGCGGATCTTGCCTCGACCGTTTCATTTGCGCTTGCAAAAACGCAGAGAAAGAATCCTGCCGTGATTGCCGGAGAACTCGTTGCCGTGCTTTCGGCAAAACCCGAGGCAAAAGGTATCGAGATTTCTGCGAAAGGACCGTATATCAACTTCATCTTCGGCGGAGACTACGTCGCCGAATCCGTTCATGCGGCACGTAGAGAAGACTACGGAACTCTTCCAGCGAGAACCGACAAAGTCATCATCGAACACACCAGTGCAAATCCGAACGGACCCCTGCATGTTGGCCACATCAGAAATACCGTTATCGGCGATACACTCGTTCGTGCATTCCGGAAAGCAGGCTACCCGGTCGAAGCACAATATTATTTGAACGACATGGGTCGTCAGATCGCGATCGTTGCATGGGGTGTCCAAAATCTCCATTACGACCGGATCCCCGGAGAAAAAGGCGATGAATATATTGTTCGCCATTATGTCGAGGCAAACAAAATCGCCAAGGCAAAGCCCGAGATCGAACCCGAGTTCGATCTGCTGATGGAAAAAATCGAAGCCGGCGACCCCGAGACCGTGAAACTTTTCCACGACTCGGTCGACATCTGCGCTGACGGGATCAAGGAGACCTTGTCTTCGATGAACGTCGTCCATGATAAATTCGTGCGTGAGACAACATTCCTTTGGAACGGCTCGATGCAGGATGTCCTCAACAGAATTGAAAAACTGCCGATCGTACATCACGAAGGACAGATGATGTATCTCGATCTTTCCGACGAAGGATTTGGAAACAGATACGTTCTTCGGCGAAGCAACGGGACCTCGGTGTATGCAGCGCGTGATCTTGCATTCCATCTCTGGAAAAATGCTCAGTGCGATAGAAGCATCGACGTTCTCGGCGCCGACCACAAACTGATCGGGGCTCAGTTGCAGACAACGCTGAAACTTATCGGCGAGCGTCCCCCGGAAATCGTTCACTTTGAGTTTGTCTCTCTTCCGGAAGGTTCCATGACGACCCGTGGTGGTGTTTTCATCACGGCCGACGAGCTAATTGCTGAGACGAAGAAGCGTGCGATGGAGGAAGTCACCGTCCGCCGGCCGGAACTTGGCGAAGACGAGCGTGAAAAAATCGCCAAAGCCGTCGCCGTTGGAGCGGTCCGCTACGATATCGTGAAGGTTTCTGCGGAAAAGTCGACCGTCTTCGACTGGAAGGAAGCTCTCGATTTCGAACGTCAGAGTGCTCCGTATATCCAGTATGCCCATGCAAGGGCATGCTCGATCATGGAGAAAGCGAAGGCCGAAGGCGGGTTTGCCGAGTGTTATGAATATTCGGATCCCTATGAACTCGCTCTGGCAAAACACATCGCCCGGTTCCCGTATGTTCTCGAAAAAGTTGTATGCGAACTTCGCCCGCATCTTCTCGCAACCTACGTTCGCGATCTTGCGGATCTTTTCAACTCCTTCTACCGGTTTGCCCCGGTTCTCAAAGCGGAAGGAAACGTTCGGGATGCACGGCTCACCCTTGTCGATGCCTGCAGAAATACCCTTTATCAGGCCCTCGGCGTCCTCGGCATCGAGGCTCTGGAAAGTATGTAA
- the prf1 gene encoding peptide chain release factor aRF-1, with translation MAEEHSQHEIEKDEARKRYEFKKSLERLEEKEGSGTELISLYIPPDKQIYDVTAQLRDEYGQCANIKSKQTRSNVQSALSSILARLKYFKTPPENGMAIFCGAINVGGDKTDLESIIVEPPEVIQTYSYRCSSTFELEPLKAMLDDKYVYGLLVIDRREAYWGFLRGTHIEPINGTNSTVPGKQRKGGQSSVRFERLRLIAIHDFYSKVGERASAAFLAEPNFFEKFKGVLIGGPMPTKEEFASGDFLHHEVKKRIIGLFDASYTNEFGLRELVDNAQDALRGVGIMDEKAEMSRFFKELIKENGAAAYGEDSVRLNLEAGAVDTLLLSEKLRKARLTIKCGNCDYEEIKTMQIEAGKKFKDLPFGRCPKCQSSLFLEKEADIIDELTELADASNTRVEIISEDFEEGAMLYSAFGGIAAVLRYPTGM, from the coding sequence ATGGCAGAGGAACATTCCCAGCACGAAATCGAAAAGGATGAAGCAAGAAAGCGATATGAGTTCAAAAAATCACTGGAACGACTGGAGGAGAAAGAGGGGTCGGGAACAGAACTGATCTCTCTCTATATCCCCCCGGATAAGCAGATATATGATGTAACTGCCCAGCTTCGCGATGAATATGGTCAGTGCGCGAACATCAAAAGCAAACAGACACGGTCAAATGTTCAGAGCGCTCTCTCTTCAATTCTTGCACGCCTGAAATACTTCAAAACACCCCCGGAAAACGGCATGGCGATTTTCTGCGGAGCAATCAACGTGGGCGGCGACAAAACCGATCTGGAGTCCATCATCGTCGAACCTCCGGAGGTCATCCAGACTTACAGTTACCGGTGCAGTTCTACCTTCGAACTTGAACCTCTTAAGGCGATGCTCGATGACAAATATGTATATGGGCTTTTAGTCATCGACCGTCGCGAAGCCTACTGGGGTTTCCTTCGAGGAACGCACATTGAGCCGATCAACGGAACCAACTCCACCGTTCCCGGAAAACAAAGGAAAGGTGGTCAGTCCAGTGTCCGTTTCGAACGCCTCAGACTGATTGCGATCCATGATTTCTACAGCAAAGTCGGCGAACGTGCTTCGGCGGCGTTCCTTGCCGAGCCCAACTTCTTTGAAAAGTTCAAGGGAGTTTTGATCGGCGGTCCGATGCCGACCAAAGAGGAGTTCGCCTCCGGCGATTTCCTTCACCACGAAGTCAAGAAACGGATCATCGGTCTCTTTGATGCATCCTACACCAATGAATTCGGTCTGCGCGAACTGGTGGACAATGCCCAGGATGCTCTTCGCGGTGTCGGAATAATGGACGAAAAAGCAGAAATGTCCAGATTCTTCAAAGAACTCATCAAAGAGAACGGGGCGGCTGCTTACGGAGAAGACAGTGTTCGGCTCAATCTGGAGGCAGGTGCGGTCGACACGCTCCTCCTCTCAGAAAAACTGAGAAAGGCACGGCTCACCATCAAATGCGGGAACTGTGACTACGAAGAAATCAAAACCATGCAGATCGAAGCTGGGAAAAAGTTCAAAGATCTGCCGTTCGGCCGCTGTCCGAAGTGTCAGTCCTCACTCTTCCTTGAAAAGGAAGCCGATATCATCGATGAACTGACCGAGCTTGCCGATGCGTCAAACACCAGAGTAGAGATCATTTCAGAAGATTTCGAGGAAGGAGCCATGCTTTACTCCGCATTCGGCGGGATTGCAGCCGTCCTTCGATATCCAACGGGGATGTAA